A window of Vicia villosa cultivar HV-30 ecotype Madison, WI unplaced genomic scaffold, Vvil1.0 ctg.000541F_1_1_2_unsc, whole genome shotgun sequence contains these coding sequences:
- the LOC131629284 gene encoding putative pentatricopeptide repeat-containing protein At3g01580 — MERWNFLVKLLETCCSNLSISQLHSQYFKVGLVHDSFIVTKLNVLYARYASIHHAHKLFEETPHKTVYLWNALLRSYCYEGEWVETLALFRRMNNVSSMLIEGSQTQRPDNYSVSIALKSCAGLRNVLLGEMIHGFLKKVRIERDMFVGSALIDLYCKCGQMNDAVKVFKEYPKPDVVLWTSIVSGYEQSGSPELAVDFFSRMVVLEKVSPDPVTLVSVASACARLSDFKRGRSVHGFVKRKGLDTKLCLANSLLNLYGKTGSVKSAANLFKEMPDKDVISWSSMVACYADNGEETNALDLFNEMLDKRIKPNWVTVVSALRACAYTLNLEEGMKIHELAVNYGFEMEMTVSTTLIDMYMKCFSPEKAVDLFNRMPKKDVIAWAVLFSGYADIGMVHESMGVFRDMLSSGTRPDAIALVKILTAVSELGILQQAVCLHAFTIKNGFQNNQFIGASLIELYAKCSSIEDANKVFKGMAYKDVVTWSSIIAAYGFHGQGEEALKLFSQMAKCSDTKPNNVTFISILSACSHSGLIIEGLKMFDIMVNKYRLIPNSEHYAIMVDLLGRTGELDTALDVINNMPMQAGPDIWGALLGACRIHQNIKMGEVAAKNLFALDPNHAGYYILLSNIYCVGENWHNATKLRSLVKENSLKKIIGRSMVELKNEVRSFVASDRFHDEYDQIYEILRKLHAKMREECYDPQLHIEEML, encoded by the coding sequence ATGGAAAGGTGGAATTTTTTAGTCAAGTTATTGGAAACTTGTTGCAGTAATTTATCAATTTCACAGTTGCATTCACAATATTTCAAAGTGGGTCTTGTTCATGATAGTTTCATTGTTACCAAGCTCAATGTTCTGTATGCTAGATATGCTTCAATTCACCATGCACATAAGCTGTTTGAAGAAACGCCTCACAAAACTGTTTATCTATGGAATGCGTTGCTTAGAAGCTATTGTTATGAGGGAGAATGGGTAGAGACGTTGGCTTTATTCCGTCGAATGAATAATGTTAGTTCTATGTTAATTGAGGGTAGTCAAACTCAAAGACCTGATAATTACTCGGTATCTATTGCATTGAAATCGTGTGCAGGTTTGCGGAATGTTTTATTGGGTGAGATGATTCATGGGTTTCTTAAGAAGGTGAGGATAGAGAGGGATATGTTTGTTGGGTCGGCGTTGATTGATTTGTATTGTAAATGTGGTCAAATGAATGATGCTGTGAAGGTTTTTAAGGAGTATCCGAAACCGGATGTTGTTTTATGGACGTCGATTGTTAGTGGTTATGAGCAGAGTGGTAGTCCGGAGCTTGCGGTTGATTTTTTCTCCCGAATGgttgttttggagaaagtgagtCCTGATCCGGTGACACTTGTTAGTGTTGCTTCTGCTTGTGCTCGTTTATCTGATTTTAAGCGTGGAAGAAGTGTTCATGGCTTTGTGAAAAGAAAGGGTTTAGACACTAAGCTGTGTTTGGCTAATTCGCTGCTTAATTTATATGGAAAAACTGGTTCTGTCAAGAGTGCAGCGAATTTGTTTAAGGAAATGCCTGATAAGGATGTTATATCTTGGAGCTCAATGGTTGCGTGTTATGCTGATAATGGAGAAGAAACGAATGCATTAGATCTTTTTAATGAAATGTTAGATAAGAGAATTAAACCGAATTGGGTTACTGTGGTTAGTGCATTGCGAGCTTGTGCTTACACTTTGAATTTGGAAGAAGGTATGAAGATTCATGAATTGGCAGTGAACTATGGTTTTGAAATGGAAATGACTGTCTCTACAACTTTGATCGACATGTACATGAAGTGCTTTTCACCTGAAAAAGCCGTTGATCTTTTCAATAGAATGCCCAAGAAGGATGTAATTGCTTGGGCTGTTTTATTTAGTGGCTATGCTGACATCGGAATGGTGCACGAGTCAATGGGGGTTTTCCGTGACATGTTATCTAGCGGAACTCGACCTGATGCTATTGCTCTAGTTAAGATTCTTACCGCTGTTTCAGAACTGGGGATTCTTCAACAAGCTGTATGTCTTCATGCTTTCACAATTAAAAACGGGTTTCAAAATAATCAGTTTATTGGAGCATCACTTATAGAACTGTATGCAAAATGTAGTAGCATAGAAGATGCTAACAAGGTTTTCAAAGGAATGGCATATAAAGATGTTGTAACTTGGAGCTCAATAATCGCAGCTTATGGATTTCATGGTCAAGGAGAAGAagctttaaaattattttctcaaatggCTAAATGTTCGGATACTAAGCCGAATAATGTAACTTTCATTTCAATTCTATCTGCTTGCAGTCATTCAGGTTTGATTATAGAAGGGCTTAAGATGTTTGATATCATGGTCAACAAGTATAGACTGATTCCAAACTCAGAGCATTACGCGATAATGGTTGATCTTCTTGGTCGAACGGGAGAGTTGGATACGGCTTTGGACGTAATTAACAACATGCCAATGCAGGCTGGGCCTGATATATGGGGAGCCTTACTCGGCGCATGTCGCATTCATCAGAATATAAAGATGGGGGAAGTTGCAGCTAAGAATCTTTTCGCCTTAGACCCTAATCATGCAGGGTATTATATTCTCCTGTCAAATATTTATTGTGTCGGCGAAAATTGGCATAATGCTACGAAACTTAGGAGTCTGGTAAAAGAGAATAGTTTGAAGAAGATTATCGGTCGAAGCATGGTGGAGTTAAAGAACGAGGTTCGAAGTTTCGTAGCAAGTGATAGATTTCATGATGAATATGACCAGATTTATGAAATTCTGAGAAAATTACATGCTAAAATGAGAGAAGAGTGTTATGATCCTCAATTACATATAGAGGAAATGCTATGA